One segment of Scyliorhinus torazame isolate Kashiwa2021f chromosome 14, sScyTor2.1, whole genome shotgun sequence DNA contains the following:
- the LOC140390180 gene encoding uncharacterized protein, with the protein MELKQFRCDVCDEDFVTSTILLRHQMIHTGDKPFKCDVCDKSFSRPSNLYIHQRIHTGEKPFTCEVCDKSFSQSSSLRSHQRTHTGEKPFTCEVCDISFSLSSNLRKHQRTHTGEKPFTCEVCDKSFSRSSNLRQHRRIHTEKTVPCKVKLSQSTQERSLTGGRVPYIKELTEQEEFTRKLFDFSNSTITNGGSDMVMSKETRVSMDTSNGDEGESAAASKIPERADEEETVVNTSQQCGMAAAVEEGEKCQEGKVPDLEGSVGGLKLNIMVCVKEEACDDLATVMAGGRSEPSRGEEPMALGAEAPPSSRGQHQAHAADEENEDDLKHHEHLHQEQVQSTESCQVTSNLLQETLTEIKVEVRQNLQRNNDILQQHLQRNNEILQHHLQRNNEILQHLQRNNEILQQLFVSFCNETLNEIRQILSQIVVPAPSGQQQPSAETSTAGHASGTGEVTSRDRGDMENIRLPPSNTASLTPLSPAPPLRDNFLSGYLHD; encoded by the exons ATGGAACTGAAACAATTCAGGTGTGATGTTTGTGATGAAGATTTTGTGACATCTACGATTCTCCTGAGGCACCAGATGATTCACACAGGGGATAAACCATTCAAGTGTGATgtatgtgacaaatcattctcgcgCCCATCCAACCTCTAcatacaccaacgcattcacacaggggagaaaccattcacatgcgAAGTGTGTGATAAATCATTCTCGCAGTCATCGAGTCTCCGCagtcaccaacgcactcacacaggggagaaaccattcacatgtgaggtgtgtgacataTCATTCTCACTGTCATCGAACCTCCGtaaacaccaacgcactcacacaggggagaaaccattcacatgcgaggtgtgtgacaaatcattctcacggTCATCGAACCTCCGGCAACACCGACGCATTCACACGGAGAAAACGGTCCCATGCAAG GTAAAGCTGTCCCAAAGCACCCAGGAGCGTTCATTGACCGGAGGGCGGGTTCCGTACATCAAGGAGCTGACAGAACAGGAGGAGTTCACGAGGAAGCTGTTTGATTTCTCCAACTCCACGATAACCAATGGTGGATCAGATATGGTGATGAGCAAAG AGACACGAGTGTCCATGGACACATCAAATGGTGATGAAGGAGAGTCGGCAGCAGCGTCCAAGATTCCTGAAAGGGCTGATGAGGAAGAGACTGTGGTGAATACCTCACAGCAATGTGGCATGGCAGCTGCAGTGGAGGAGGGAGAGAAGTGTCAGGAGGGTAAGGTGCCTGATTTGGAGGGTAGTGTTGGTGGGTTAAAATTAAATATTATGGTTTGTGTGAAGGAGGAGGCCTGTGATGACCTGGCTACTGTGATGGCGGGAGGGCGCTCAGAACCTTCCAGAGGTGAGGAACCTATGGCTCTGGGAGCAGAAGCTCCACCGTCTTCACGTGGACAACATCAGGCCCATGCTGCCGATGAAGAAAATGAAGATGATCTGAAACACCATGAGCATTTACATCAGGAACAGGTTCAAAGTACAGAGAGTTGTCAGGTCACTTCTAACTTGCTTCAGGAAACTTTGACTGAAATTAAGGTGGAGGTTAGACAGAATCTGCAAAGAAACAATGATATTCTTCAGCAACATCTACAAAGAAACAATGAGATTCTTCAGCATCATCTGCAAAGAAACAATGAGATTCTTCAACATCTACAAAGAAACAATGAGATTCTTCAGCAGCTCTTCGTCAGCTTCTGCAATGAAACTTTGAATGAAATTAGGCAGATTCTATCTCAGATTGTAGTGCCTGCACCTTCTGGCCAGCAGCAGCCCAGTGCAGAGACATCTACTGCTGGACATGCCTCTGGTACAGGAGAGGTCACGTCACGGGACAGGGGAGACATGGAAAATATTAGGctccctccctccaacactgcCTCCTTGACACCAttatctcccgccccccccctaaGGGATAATTTTCTGTCTGGATATTTGCATGACTga
- the LOC140390181 gene encoding uncharacterized protein isoform X1 has protein sequence MERKRFKCEVCHKGFVTSTTLLKHQRIHTGEKPFTCEQCDKSFSDSSNLRRHQRIHTGEKPYKCEVCNKSFADSSTLRQHKGVHTREKTFTCEVKLAHNTQERSLTGGQVPYIKELTEQEEFTRKLFGLSNPTIINGGSDMGMSEDIQLPMDTSDGDGEELVAASEIPERANEEGTEVNTSQQCGMAAAVEEGEECQEGKMSDLEGSVGGLKLNIMACVKEESCDDPAAVVEGGRSELSVDEEPAALGAESPPSPQAHGQHQAHAAGEENEDDLKHLERLHQEQVQSTESYQASSNLLLQTLTEFKMDVSQNLQRNNEILQQQNEILCQLLQRSNETLNEMRQILSQIVVPTPYGQQQPSAETSTAGHAFGTGEVTLRGWGRHRRN, from the exons ATGGAGCGGAAACGATTCAAGTGTGAGGTTTGCCATAAAGGTTTTGTAACGTCTACAACGCTCCTGAaacaccagaggattcacacaggagagaaacccttcACATGCGAgcagtgtgacaaatcattctcagatTCATCAAACCTCCGTCGACACCAACGCATTCATACAGGGGAAAAACCCTACAAGTGCGAGGTGTGTAACAAATCATTCGCGGATTCATCAACCCTCCGTCAACACAAAGGCGTTCACACAAGGGAGAAAACATTCACGTGCGAG GTAAAGCTGGCCCATAATACCCAGGAGCGCTCATTGACCGGAGGGCAGGTTCCGTACATCAAGGAGCTGACGGAACAGGAGGAGTTCACGAGGAAGCTGTTTGGCCTCTCCAACCCCACAATAATTAATGGTGGATCAGATATGGGGATGAGTGAAG ATATACAGCTGCCCATGGACACATCAGATGGTGATGGCGAAGAGTTGGTAGCAGCGTCTGAGATTCCTGAAAGGGCCAATGAGGAAGGGACGGAGGTGAATACCTCACAGCAATGTGGCATGGCAGCTGcagtggaggagggagaggagtgtcAGGAGGGTAAGATGTCTGATTTGGAGGGCAGTGTTGGTGGGTTAAAGTTAAATATTATGGCTTGTGTGAAGGAGGAGTCCTGTGATGATCCGGCTGCTGTGGTGGAGGGAGGGCGCTCAGAACTTTCCGTAGATGAGGAACCTGCGGCTTTGGGAGCAGAATCTCCGCCGTCTCCACAAGCACACGGACAACATCAGGCCCATGCTGCTGGTGAAGAAAATGAAGATGATTTGAAACACCTTGAGCGCTTGCATCAGGAACAGGTTCAAAGTACAGAGAGTTATCAGGCCAGTTCTAACTTGCTTCTCCAAACCTTGACTGAATTTAAGATGGATGTGAGCCAGAATCTGCAAAGAAACAATGAGATTCTTCAGCAGCAGAATGAGATTCTTTGTCAGCTTCTGCAAAGAAGCAATGAAACTTTGAATGAAATGAGGCAGATTCTGTCTCAGATTGTAGTGCCTACACCTTATGGCCAGCAGCAGCCCAGTGCAGAGACATCTACTGCTGGACATGCCTTTGGCACAGGAGAGGTCACATTACGGGGATGGGGGAGGCACAGAAGGAATTAG
- the LOC140390181 gene encoding uncharacterized protein isoform X3, translating into MERKRFKCEVCHKGFVTSTTLLKHQRIHTGEKPFTCEQCDKSFSDSSNLRRHQRIHTGEKPYKCEVKLAHNTQERSLTGGQVPYIKELTEQEEFTRKLFGLSNPTIINGGSDMGMSEDIQLPMDTSDGDGEELVAASEIPERANEEGTEVNTSQQCGMAAAVEEGEECQEGKMSDLEGSVGGLKLNIMACVKEESCDDPAAVVEGGRSELSVDEEPAALGAESPPSPQAHGQHQAHAAGEENEDDLKHLERLHQEQVQSTESYQASSNLLLQTLTEFKMDVSQNLQRNNEILQQQNEILCQLLQRSNETLNEMRQILSQIVVPTPYGQQQPSAETSTAGHAFGTGEVTLRGWGRHRRN; encoded by the exons ATGGAGCGGAAACGATTCAAGTGTGAGGTTTGCCATAAAGGTTTTGTAACGTCTACAACGCTCCTGAaacaccagaggattcacacaggagagaaacccttcACATGCGAgcagtgtgacaaatcattctcagatTCATCAAACCTCCGTCGACACCAACGCATTCATACAGGGGAAAAACCCTACAAGTGCGAG GTAAAGCTGGCCCATAATACCCAGGAGCGCTCATTGACCGGAGGGCAGGTTCCGTACATCAAGGAGCTGACGGAACAGGAGGAGTTCACGAGGAAGCTGTTTGGCCTCTCCAACCCCACAATAATTAATGGTGGATCAGATATGGGGATGAGTGAAG ATATACAGCTGCCCATGGACACATCAGATGGTGATGGCGAAGAGTTGGTAGCAGCGTCTGAGATTCCTGAAAGGGCCAATGAGGAAGGGACGGAGGTGAATACCTCACAGCAATGTGGCATGGCAGCTGcagtggaggagggagaggagtgtcAGGAGGGTAAGATGTCTGATTTGGAGGGCAGTGTTGGTGGGTTAAAGTTAAATATTATGGCTTGTGTGAAGGAGGAGTCCTGTGATGATCCGGCTGCTGTGGTGGAGGGAGGGCGCTCAGAACTTTCCGTAGATGAGGAACCTGCGGCTTTGGGAGCAGAATCTCCGCCGTCTCCACAAGCACACGGACAACATCAGGCCCATGCTGCTGGTGAAGAAAATGAAGATGATTTGAAACACCTTGAGCGCTTGCATCAGGAACAGGTTCAAAGTACAGAGAGTTATCAGGCCAGTTCTAACTTGCTTCTCCAAACCTTGACTGAATTTAAGATGGATGTGAGCCAGAATCTGCAAAGAAACAATGAGATTCTTCAGCAGCAGAATGAGATTCTTTGTCAGCTTCTGCAAAGAAGCAATGAAACTTTGAATGAAATGAGGCAGATTCTGTCTCAGATTGTAGTGCCTACACCTTATGGCCAGCAGCAGCCCAGTGCAGAGACATCTACTGCTGGACATGCCTTTGGCACAGGAGAGGTCACATTACGGGGATGGGGGAGGCACAGAAGGAATTAG
- the LOC140390181 gene encoding uncharacterized protein isoform X2, with translation MERKRFKCEVCHKGFVTSTTLLKHQRIHTGEKPFTCEQCDKSFSDSSNLRRHQRIHTGEKPYKCEGSCPSKALSVSAVAVSKLSHHQSNCFKKVKLAHNTQERSLTGGQVPYIKELTEQEEFTRKLFGLSNPTIINGGSDMGMSEDIQLPMDTSDGDGEELVAASEIPERANEEGTEVNTSQQCGMAAAVEEGEECQEGKMSDLEGSVGGLKLNIMACVKEESCDDPAAVVEGGRSELSVDEEPAALGAESPPSPQAHGQHQAHAAGEENEDDLKHLERLHQEQVQSTESYQASSNLLLQTLTEFKMDVSQNLQRNNEILQQQNEILCQLLQRSNETLNEMRQILSQIVVPTPYGQQQPSAETSTAGHAFGTGEVTLRGWGRHRRN, from the exons ATGGAGCGGAAACGATTCAAGTGTGAGGTTTGCCATAAAGGTTTTGTAACGTCTACAACGCTCCTGAaacaccagaggattcacacaggagagaaacccttcACATGCGAgcagtgtgacaaatcattctcagatTCATCAAACCTCCGTCGACACCAACGCATTCATACAGGGGAAAAACCCTACAAGTGCGAG GGGAGCTGCCCTTCCaaggcactgtctgtctcagcagtgGCTGTCTCCAAGCTCTCCCACCATCAGTCCAATTGTTTCAAAAAG GTAAAGCTGGCCCATAATACCCAGGAGCGCTCATTGACCGGAGGGCAGGTTCCGTACATCAAGGAGCTGACGGAACAGGAGGAGTTCACGAGGAAGCTGTTTGGCCTCTCCAACCCCACAATAATTAATGGTGGATCAGATATGGGGATGAGTGAAG ATATACAGCTGCCCATGGACACATCAGATGGTGATGGCGAAGAGTTGGTAGCAGCGTCTGAGATTCCTGAAAGGGCCAATGAGGAAGGGACGGAGGTGAATACCTCACAGCAATGTGGCATGGCAGCTGcagtggaggagggagaggagtgtcAGGAGGGTAAGATGTCTGATTTGGAGGGCAGTGTTGGTGGGTTAAAGTTAAATATTATGGCTTGTGTGAAGGAGGAGTCCTGTGATGATCCGGCTGCTGTGGTGGAGGGAGGGCGCTCAGAACTTTCCGTAGATGAGGAACCTGCGGCTTTGGGAGCAGAATCTCCGCCGTCTCCACAAGCACACGGACAACATCAGGCCCATGCTGCTGGTGAAGAAAATGAAGATGATTTGAAACACCTTGAGCGCTTGCATCAGGAACAGGTTCAAAGTACAGAGAGTTATCAGGCCAGTTCTAACTTGCTTCTCCAAACCTTGACTGAATTTAAGATGGATGTGAGCCAGAATCTGCAAAGAAACAATGAGATTCTTCAGCAGCAGAATGAGATTCTTTGTCAGCTTCTGCAAAGAAGCAATGAAACTTTGAATGAAATGAGGCAGATTCTGTCTCAGATTGTAGTGCCTACACCTTATGGCCAGCAGCAGCCCAGTGCAGAGACATCTACTGCTGGACATGCCTTTGGCACAGGAGAGGTCACATTACGGGGATGGGGGAGGCACAGAAGGAATTAG
- the LOC140390182 gene encoding uncharacterized protein codes for MEGKPLTWEVSDKLLSLTSNFHLHQQIHTGRKLFTCEVCAQAFTVSSNLLHHQTVHKGEKRFKCEVCNKAFNVSSALMQHRRVHTGEKPFRCEVCDKSYADSSNLCRHLRFHTGEKPFQCEICDKAFTRSSFLIKHQRSHTGEKPFTCEVCDKSFSESWTLHRHRRIHTGEKPFKCEVCEKSFSRLSILRSHQQIHTGEKLFTCEVCAKAFTVSSSLLRHQTVHTGEKPFKCDVCNKAFNVSSALMQHQCIHTGEKPFRCEVCDKSFARSSYLRVHHRIHTGEKPFKCDLCERSFSHSSSLRVHHRIHTGEKPFKCDRCDKSFSDSSNLRGHLRYHTEEKPFKCELCDKDFINSSDLLLHQRIHTWEYVGGVQ; via the coding sequence ATGGAAGGGAAACCACTCACGTGGGAGGTGAGCGACAAATTATTGTCACTGACATCAAACTTCCATTTACACCAGCAGATTCACACAGGTAGGAAGCTGTTCACGTGTGAGGTCTGTGCTCAAGCTTTCACAGTGTCATCGAACCTCCTACACCATCAGACAGTCCACAAAGGGGAGAAACGTTTCAAATGTGAGGTTTGCAACAAAGCGTTCAATGTGTCATCAGCGCTCATGCAACACcgccgcgttcacactggggagaagccgttcaggtgtgaggtgtgtgacaaatcatacgCGGACTCCTCAAATCTCTGCCGGCACTTACGTTTTCATACAGGAGAGAAACCGTTCCAGTGTGAAATTTGTGACAAGGCTTTTACCCGTTCCTCCTTTCTCATCAAGCACCAGAGGAGCCACacgggggagaaaccattcacatgtgaggtgtgtgacaaatcattttcAGAGTCATGgacacttcacagacaccgacgcattcacacaggggagaaaccattcaagtgCGAGGTGTGTGAGAAATCATTCTCACGATTATCAATCCTCCGTTCGCACCAACAGATTCACACAGGTGAGAAGCTGTTCACTTGTGAGGTGTGTGCTAAAGCTTTCACAGTGTCATCCAGCCTCCTACGTCATCAGACAgtccacacaggggagaaacctttCAAGTGTGATGTGTGCAACAAAGCGTTCAATGTGTCATCAGCGCTCATGCAACACCAATGCATTCatactggagagaagccgttcaggtgtgaggtgtgtgacaaatcatttgcGCGATCATCGTACCTTCGTGTACATCAccgcattcacaccggggagaaaccgtTCAAGTGTGATCTCTGTGAAAGGTCATTCTCGCACTCATCAAGCCTTCGTGTACATcaccgcattcacactggggagaaaccgttcaagTGCGACcgttgtgacaaatcattctcggaCTCATCGAATCTCCGCGGACACCTACGTTATCATACAGAAGAGAAACCTTTCAAGTGTGAGCTTTGCGACAAAGACTTCATTAACTCATCAGATCTGCTGCTCCATCAGAGGATCCACACATGGGAATATGTGGGAGGTGTACAGTGA